One genomic segment of Brassica napus cultivar Da-Ae chromosome A3, Da-Ae, whole genome shotgun sequence includes these proteins:
- the LOC111214315 gene encoding probable inactive leucine-rich repeat receptor-like protein kinase At3g03770: protein MGLFIMAHSKVLPLLLLSCLFFLQNTHQLQNSQTQVLYQLRKHLESPKALESWGSYYGDLCQIPPTPHMSISCEGNSVTELKVMGDKLSKPAGSMFHGSSLPNHTLSKAFLIDSFATTLTRLTSLKTLTLVSLGIFGELPGKIHRLCWLESLDLSSNYLFGSVPPDVSRLVRLQSLTLVGNYLNGSVPDALNSLSNLTVLALSHNEMSGELPDLSKLDHLHMLDLRENRFDSELPLLPKSLVTVLLSKNSFSGEVSRRFDGLSQLQHLDLSFNQLTGAPSRFLFSLANISYLDLASNKLSGKLAVDLTCGGKLGFVDLSNNRLVGTIPSCLGGSSGERVVKLGGNCLSIDGVHDQHQELLCEEGESRGRELQGRKIGTLVAVVSGAVLVLVLVAFGLLMLCTKRCSCCSCCGSKEKSVQQTRLKAVTDNNTQTSLSSQVLASARLISQTAKLSAQGVPSCRSFSFEELKEATDDFDSSRFLGEGSLGKLYRGTLENGSSVAIRCMVLSKKFSSQSIRSHLDCLSKLNHPHLLSFLGHCTRTNLEYDPTATILYLVYEYMPKGTYRTHLSESCPEKILTWPDRLGILIEIAKAVHFLHTGVIPGSFNNQLKTNNILLDQHKIAKLSDYGVTAILEENEKLEIKSEGHKSKYDVAKREDDVYNFGFILLESLVGPLPTTKGEDFLLNEMTSFGSQDGRQKIVNPTVLTTSSQESLAIAISIANKCVLLEPSARPSFEDVLWNLQYAAQMQSAADAERKSDTSS from the exons ATGGGTCTCTTTATCATGGCTCATTCAAAGGTCTTACCTTTACTCCTCCTCTCATGTCTCTTCTTCTTACAAAACACCCACCAGCTTCAAAACTCTCAGACACAAGTCCTCTACCAGCTCAGAAAACACCTAGAATCCCCCAAAGCTCTCGAGTCTTGGGGAAGCTACTACGGAGACTTATGTCAAATCCCTCCAACTCCTCACATGAGCATCTCCTGCGAAGGCAACTCCGTCACAGAGCTCAAAGTCATGGGAGACAAGCTTTCAAAACCAGCTGGTTCTATGTTCCATGGATCTTCACTCCCGAACCACACTCTCTCCAAAGCCTTCTTGATAGATTCTTTCGCCACGACGCTGACAAGGCTCACGAGCTTGAAGACTCTCACCTTAGTCTCTCTAGGCATCTTCGGCGAGCTCCCAGGGAAGATCCACCGCTTGTGTTGGCTCGAGTCCTTGGATTTGAGTTCGAATTATCTCTTTGGTTCTGTCCCTCCTGATGTTTCAAGATTGGTTAGGCTTCAGAGTCTGACGCTTGTTGGAAACTACTTAAACGGCAGCGTTCCGGACGCGTTGAACTCGCTGAGTAATCTCACTGTTCTTGCTTTGTCACACAACGAGATGTCTGGTGAGTTGCCTGATCTTAGTAAGTTAGATCATCTCCATATGCTGGATCTAAGGGAGAACCGGTTTGATTCTGAGCTGCCTTTGCTCCCTAAGAGTTTAGTTACTGTTCTGTTAAGTAAGAACTCATTCTCTGGGGAAGTTTCTAGACGTTTTGATGGTTTGTCTCAGCTTCAGCATCTTGATTTGTCGTTTAATCAACTTACTGGAGCTCCATCTCGGTTCTTGTTCTCATTGGCTAACATTAGTTACCTAGACTTGGCGTCTAACAAGCTCAGCGGGAAGCTAGCGGTTGATCTGACATGTGGAGGGAAACTTGGGTTTGTGGATTTGTCTAATAACAGATTGGTTGGGACGATTCCTAGTTGCTTGGGAGGCTCTTCTGGTGAGAGAGTTGTGAAACTCGGTGGGAACTGCTTATCTATAGATGGAGTTCATGATCAGCATCAGGAACTGTTATGTGAAGAGGGTGAAAGTAGGGGAAGAGAGCTGCAAGGTAGAAAGATTGGGACTTTAGTTGCTGTGGTTAGTGGAGCTGTTCTGGTTCTTGTTTTGGTTGCGTTTGGACTACTCATGTTATGCACAAAGCGCTGCTCGTGTTGTAGTTGTTGTGGTTCAAAAGAGAAGTCAGTGCAGCAAACTAGGCTTAAGGCTGTGACTGATAATAATACACAGACCAGTCTCTCCTCTCAAGTTCTTGCTAGTGCAA GGCTAATCTCTCAAACAGCAAAGCTAAGTGCACAAGGTGTGCCCTCATGCAGGTCTTTCTCTTTTGAAGAGTTAAAGGAAGCCACAGATGATTTTGATTCATCACGTTTCTTAGGTGAAGGCTCCCTTGGAAAG CTATACAGAGGAACGTTAGAAAATGGAAGTTCCGTAGCTATAAGATGTATGGTCTTATCAAAAAAGTTCTCAAGCCAAAGTATCAGAAGTCACTTAGATTGTCTGTCTAAGCTCAACCATCCTCATCTCCTTAGCTTCTTAGGCCACTGCACTCGAACAAACCTAGAGTACGATCCTACAGCCACCATACTCTACCTTGTATACGAGTACATGCCCAAAGGGACATATCGCACACATCTATCAG AGTCTTGTCCGGAGAAGATCCTAACGTGGCCAGACAGGCTAGGGATTCTGATAGAGATAGCAAAGGCagttcattttcttcacactgGTGTAATACCTGGCTCCTTTAATAATCAGCTGAAGACGAACAATATTTTGCTTGACCAACACAAGATTGCTAAGCTTAGTGATTATGGAGTCACTGCGATCCTTGAAGAGAACGAAAAGCTTGAG ATAAAGTCAGAAGGACACAAGTCAAAGTATGACGTGGCTAAAAGAGAGGATGATGTGTACAACTTTGGATTCATACTTCTGGAATCTCTCGTAGGACCGTTGCCCACTACAAAAGGAGAGGACTTTCTTCTCAACGAAATG acgtCGTTTGGGAGCCAAGACGGTAGACAGAAGATAGTGAATCCAACGGTGCTAACAACGAGTTCTCAGGAGTCTTTAGCTATTGCCATCTCAATAGCCAACAAGTGCGTTTTGCTTGAACCTTCAGCAAGACCTTCCTTTGAAGATGTTCTCTGGAACTTACAGTACGCAGCTCAAATGCAGTCCGCCGCTGACGCTGAGCGCAAATCCGACACGTCCTCGTGA
- the LOC111215618 gene encoding zinc finger protein 511 yields MAMGMAELGFPYWNPLRRRFPPDSPFFASGNVERELLAKQVALDFTEDEINNLQIIVETESRRISCPIVGCPERLKSLDNFEDHYKARHTASCSVCSRVYPTSRLLSIHISEAHDSFFQAKVARGYDMYECLVEGCGLKFKNYKARHRHLVDKHKFPTTFEFFKRTQLSKKRREKLQKQRVPKLKHEEDKEEASSDAMEVEDKASLDGLVSALSTLTTSDTTPSNVSFGRRHGRGLTFVPRSVHREKPTNSSSTPGPKT; encoded by the exons ATGGCTATGGGGATGGCGGAGTTAGGCTTTCCGTACTGGAATCCTCTCCGGCGAAGGTTTCCTCCCGATTCTCCTTTCTTCGCTTCCGGAAACGTCGAGCGCGAACTACTCGCTAAACAG GTGGCTTTGGACTTCACAGAAGATGAGATCAACAATCTGCAGATCATAGTGGAAACTGAAAGCAG AAGAATCTCCTGTCCCATTGTTGGCTGTCCTGAGCGTCTGAAATCTCTGGATAATTTTGAAGATCACTATAAGGCACGGCACACTGCGTCTTGTTCAGTATGCTCAAGGGTCTACCCTACTTCTCGCTTACTAAGTATCCACATCTCCGAGGCACATGACTCTTTCTTTCAAGCTAAAGTTGCTCGAGGTTATGACATG TACGAATGCCTCGTGGAAGGGTGTGGATTGAAGTTCAAGAACTACAAAGCCAGGCATCGGCACTTAGTTGACAAACACAAGTTCCCAACGACGTTCGAATTCTTCAAGAGGACCCAACTCTCAAAGAAGCGAAGAGAGAAACTCCAGAAGCAACGTGTACCAAAGCTGAAGCACgaggaagacaaagaagaagcttCGTCAGATGCCATGGAAGTGGAGGACAAAGCCAGCCTTGACGGTCTTGTCTCAGCACTGTCCACGCTCACCACCTCAGACACAACTCCTTCGAATGTAAGCTTTGGGAGACGCCATGGTCGTGGGCTGACCTTTGTTCCACGGTCTGTTCATAGGGAAAAACCAACCAACTCTTCGTCTACACCCGGGCCAAAGACTTGA
- the LOC111214314 gene encoding SWI/SNF complex component SNF12 homolog, protein MSGNNNNPQGSAPSPFRSPGMMPSASVPGGFAQSHIATNFQAPFQFTQAQAMAQAQSKVHAQMQAGMGINQAQAPQEIGGLGQSSSPSMTTPGSSSNVKRLMRPPSGFPNNTVSPMRTMELTPAARKKKQKLPEKSLQERVAAILPESELYTQLLEFESRVDAALSRKKVDIQEALKNPPCVQKTLRIYVFNTFANQNNNPNADPATWTLKIVGRILEDGVDPETTNPLHPKFSSFFKKVQVSLDQRLYPENPLITWENSRSPAPQEGFEIKRKGNQEFAATIRLEMNYVPEKFKLSTALMDVLGIEVETRPRIIAAIWHYVKARKLQSPNDPSFFNCDAALQKVFGEQKLKFTMVSQKLSHHLSPPPPIHLEHKIKLSGSSPAVSACYDVLVDVPVTIQRDLSNLLANAEKNKEIEACDEAICAAIRKIHEHRRRRAFFLGFSQSPAEFVNALMESQSKDLKVVAGEASRNAERERGSDFFNQPWVEDAVIRYLNRRPARGN, encoded by the exons ATGTCTGGTAACAACAATAATCCTCAAGGCTCTGCGCCTTCGCCGTTCAGGAGCCCTGGGATGATGCCCTCTGCGTCTGTCCCTGGAGGCTTTGCTCAGTCTCATATAGCAACTAACTTCCAAGCTCCGTTTCAGTTCACTCAAGCTCAGGCCATGGCTCAAGCACAGTCTAAAGTTCATGCACAGATGCAAGCAGGCATGGGGATAAACCAAGCTCAAGCCCCCCAGGAGATTGGTGGTTTGGGTCAGTCTTCTTCACCTTCTATGACCACTCCTGGAAGTAGTTCAAACGTGAAGAGGTTAATGAGACCTCCTTCTGGTTTCCCTAACAACACTGTCTCCCCCATGAGAACAATGGAGTTGACCCCTGCCGCAcggaagaagaaacagaagcTTCCTGAAAAGTCCTTGCAGGAACGTGTGGCGGCGATCTTGCCTGAGTCTGAGTTATACACGCAGCTTCTTGAGTTTGAGTCTCGTGTTGATGCTGCGTTGAGTAGAAAGAAGGTTGACATCCAGGAAGCTCTCAAGAACCCTCCTTGCGTACAGAAGACGCTTAGGATCTATGTGTTCAACACGTTTGCTAACCAAAACAATAATCCAAACGCTGACCCTGCAACATGGACTCTTAAGATTGTTGGTAGGATCCTGGAAGATGGGGTGGATCCGGAGACTACTAACCCATTGCATCCCAAGTTCTCGTCTTTCTTCAAGAAGGTTCAAGTTAGCCTTGATCAGAGGCTGTACCCTGAGAACCCGTTGATCACATGGGAGAACTCTCGTTCACCTGCTCCTCAGGAAGGGTTTGAGATAAAGAGGAAAGGGAATCAGGAGTTTGCAGCTACTATTCGTTTGGAGATGAACTACGTCCCTGAGAAGTTCAAGCTCTCTACTGCGTTGATGGATGTTCTTGGGATTGAGgttgaaaccaggccaagaatCATCGCTGCAATTTGGCACTACGTCAAGGCGAGGAAACTGCAGAGCCCAAACGACCCTTCTTTCTTCAACTGTGACGCTGCGCTTCAGAAAGTGTTTGGGGAACAGAAGTTGAAGTTCACAATGGTCTCTCAGAAGTTATCTCATCACTTGTCACCTCCACCACCGATTCACTTAGAACACAAGATCAAGCTGTCGGGAAGTAGCCCGGCCGTATCAGCGTGTTACGATGTCCTAGTGGATGTACCTGTCACTATCCAAAGGGATCTGAGCAACTTGTTGGCCAACGcagagaagaataaagagattgagGCTTGTGATGAAGCGATATGTGCAGCCATAAGGAAGATCCATGAGCATAGGAGGAGACGAGCATTTTTCTTGGGGTTCAGCCAATCACCAGCTGAATTCGTAAACGCGCTGATGGAATCGCAGAGCAAGGATCTGAAGGTTGTAGCGGGAGAAGCTAGTCGAAATGCTGAGAGAGAGCGTGGATCAGACTTTTTCAACCAACCTTG GGTCGAAGATGCAGTGATACGTTACTTGAACCGGAGGCCAGCAAGGGGGAACTAG
- the LOC106441424 gene encoding uncharacterized protein LOC106441424: MAIWFHRTFLLLLVSSCASSDFLENPDFESPPLNLSSNASSGAFVLLDQNTTLPGWTFQGTVQYVTSPDLPDSGHAVQLGEDGKINQTFIAKGDDLNYILTFALIPGGENCSSSSGLSVSGPDSNSVFSYKQNYSKVPWQSYSHNLGKWGNGEPINLVLESQAIDSDTNSTCWPIVDTLLIKTVGVTLDQDSANLLTNGGFESGPGFLPNSTEGVLIDAVPSLIQSALTQWSVIGTVRYIDSEHFHVPEGKAAIEILADTTPSGIQTATRDTSEGSRYNLTFTLGDANDACIGHFVVGVEAGSAAQNFTLESNGTGSGEKFGLVFVADKAAAQISFTSYSVTMTKEDVLCGPVIDEVIVHPLSGTASLKPTWLLLVLALLYVAVL, from the exons ATGGCGATTTGGTTTCACAGAACTTTCTTGTTGCTTCTCGTTTCTAGTTGCGCCTCTTCAG ATTTTCTTGAAAATCCAGACTTCGAATCTCCACCATTGAACTTATCTTCAAATGCAAGCTCTGGCGCGTTCGTGTTGCTGGATCAGAACACTACACTCCCTGGATGGACATTCCAAGGGACAGTTCAATATGTTACTTCACCTGACCTGCCTGATTCTGGACACGCGGTTCAGCTCGGTGAAGATGGCAAGATCAATCAAACATTCATTGCCAAAGGTGATGATTTAAACTACATCCTCACGTTTGCGCTGATCCCAGGAGGCGAGAACTGTTCCAGCTCTTCTGGTCTCAGTGTCTCTGGACCAGACAGCAATTCGGTTTTTTCTTACAAGCAGAACTACAGTAAGGTTCCGTGGCAGAGTTACAGTCATAACTTGGGTAAGTGGGGGAATGGTGAGCCTATCAACTTAGTTCTTGAAAGCCAGGCAATAGATTCTGATACAAACTCCACATGTTGGCCTATCGTTGACACATTGCTCATCAAGACTGTTGGTGTAACACTGGATCAAGACAGTG CTAACCTTTTAACCAATGGTGGATTTGAATCTGGACCCGGTTTCTTACCAAACTCAACCGAGGGAGTTCTGATTGACGCAGTGCCAAGTCTAATCCAGTCAGCATTAACGCAGTGGTCTGTCATAGGAACAGTCAGATACATAGACTCGGAGCACTTCCATGTCCCAGAAGGCAAAGCTGCGATAGAAATTCTGGCTGACACAACTCCATCAGGCATACAGACAGCAACAAGAGACACAAGTGAAGGTTCGAGATACAACCTCACATTCACATTAGGAGATGCCAACGATGCGTGCATAGGTCATTTCGTTGTCGGTGTTGAAGCTGGATCAGCAGCTCAAAACTTTACACTAGAGAGCAATGGGACTGGCTCTGGTGAGAAGTTTGGGTTAGTGTTTGTAGCAGACAAAGCTGCAGCGCAGATAAGTTTCACGAGCTACTCTGTTACAATGACAAAAGAGGATGTTCTTTGTGGACCTGTGATTGATGAAGTGATTGTGCATCCTCTTAGTGGAACAGCCTCGTTAAAACCCACGTGGCTGCTACTTGTTTTAGCTTTGTTGTATGTTGCAGTTCTCTGA